The sequence below is a genomic window from Deltaproteobacteria bacterium.
AAATATGCGTGTAAATATCCCGGGTCGGCAGATAGAGCGATTTGGGTACCTCGAAGGCGTGATCGCCTCCGTCAACCACTTCCAAACGGGACCTCGCGACAAGGTTCATGGTGCTGAAAATTTCCTTCAATAAAAAAAGATTGCAGAAGGGGTCACGTGTACCAGCAAAAAAAAGCATGGGAACGTTGATTTGTTGAAAATGGTCGGCCCGGATATTCTGCGGCTCATCTGACGGATGCAGGGGATAGCCAAGGAAAACGAGGCCGGCGGGATTCAGCAACCCCTCCGCCGTCATGTGCGCCGCGACACGTCCACCCAGGGACTTTCCCGCAACAAAAATCCTTTTCACCCCTATGTCCGCATTCGTTGAAACGAATCGCATGGCACCTTCCCAAGCGAGATAAAGTTCATCCTTTCTGTCAGCACCTTCCTGACCTTTTTCTCTGAACAGGAAATTAAATCGCAGAGTGGCATAGCCCTCCTCAGCCAGGCCCTCTGCAAAAGTGACCAGCAGGGGATGCTTCATGCCATTTCCTTGGCCATGGGCGATAATAAAAACGTCCATTTTGTCCTTTTTCCTCGTCTCCGGAATCAGGAGGATACCTGAAACCGTTTCCCCGTTATTTAAAGGAATTGTTACTGATTCCTCCCTGAAGGATCGATCCGACAACATAATTCTTTTCTCCCTTTCTCGTTCCGTTCGCATGGCTTCCAGAGCTTCGCTCTCGTCCCCTGCATGTCATGCCTTACAGGATAATCCATGCATTTTTCAATGATTAATTGACAGCCCCCTAAAAAAGAAAAATATTCATTCAAAAAACTCCAACGTATCACGGCGGCAAGCTCTGATTATTTTTGAATTCATTGTTAAATTGAGTTGCATCCGAACACTCTCCTCTCTGATTCCCATTTATACCATGCTCCAGATGCTGCTTCATTCCGTGTCGCCATTATCGGAGTCCGTGGTATCGATGGGGGTGTATCACCTGAATTCTTGACTTCTTTACGGACGGGAGGTAGTTTGTCTGAAAGACAGGAAGGCAGGGCAGTTTTAAAAAAATGAGGTGAAATTCAGTGGAGACAAAAGTATACACGCTAACGGACGACGGTTCCAATCAAAATGCCGAAAACCCCCAACACTACGAAGAAGAAGAAAGAATCGAGGCCCTTCTCCATGACGGCACACGCCTGGTATTTCAGCATCTCGGCATTGACCTTTCAGGCAACATAAACAGGCAGCTGGAAGATATGCAAATCATTCTTGAGAACCGCCGAGAAGAAAAAAATCCTCTGATCAGAGGTGTGTACATTCTTCAGAAAAACGACCGGCAAGTCCTCCCCATTGCTTTTATCGGAAATATTGAAACGGACGGGGAGAAAATCCAGGCGGACATCGTCATGTTCGACGGCGGAGAGTTGGAATGCTGAAAACAGCCGGCATGAAGGAGAATGAAATCCCCGAGGGATTTCCCGACGCCATTTCCATTTCTTCCTGCGTTCCCATACTTGAGGGAGGATGAAATTTGAGCGATATCCCCTCTCTTTACGTGACTACAAACGGAGTCCGCAACCCCTTACTTTTTATTGCTTGTTAAACACAGGAGGGGAAAATGAGCCGCCTGAAGGAACTCGGCACCCCCATTTTCTGGGTGGAAGGGCATCCGGGGCCTCTCGATCGGGAGAATTGGCAAATTGATGTTGTCGGCCTCTGTTCTCATCCGAGAACGTTCACCTGGCAGGATCTGAAGGCTCTGCCCAAAACGATTGCAGCGGCCCGCTTGACCAGCGTCACAAGATTTTCGGTTTTCGGGCACTGGGGAGGTGTCAGGGTCGCGGACATGCTGGACGCCGTCGGCATATTTGCTTCGGCCACACACATCCGCTTCTGGTCCGTCAAAAACATCTATGACACATCCATTCCACTACATATCGCCGAAAAAGAAAAAACCCTCCTTGCCTTCGAGTTCGACGGC
It includes:
- a CDS encoding molybdopterin-dependent oxidoreductase, giving the protein MSRLKELGTPIFWVEGHPGPLDRENWQIDVVGLCSHPRTFTWQDLKALPKTIAAARLTSVTRFSVFGHWGGVRVADMLDAVGIFASATHIRFWSVKNIYDTSIPLHIAEKEKTLLAFEFDGELLEEDYGGPIRGFVPYLWGYKSAKSVLRIELMDHYLPGFWEKRGYTDDAFIEAGYVRDINDGGRIKRIPGGEVVSFLDD
- a CDS encoding dienelactone hydrolase, with the translated sequence MDVFIIAHGQGNGMKHPLLVTFAEGLAEEGYATLRFNFLFREKGQEGADRKDELYLAWEGAMRFVSTNADIGVKRIFVAGKSLGGRVAAHMTAEGLLNPAGLVFLGYPLHPSDEPQNIRADHFQQINVPMLFFAGTRDPFCNLFLLKEIFSTMNLVARSRLEVVDGGDHAFEVPKSLYLPTRDIYTHILKKTVQWMNKTFPARK